One genomic segment of Paenibacillus xylanexedens includes these proteins:
- a CDS encoding heavy metal translocating P-type ATPase has translation MGTGQEQVRRELLLDGLDCANCALKIENGVKKIKGINECSVNFVTKTLSLHTTSDMDEQVVEEAKRKVLRLEPHIRISEKGKHVNGHVHTHTGSAGGAHNHSHDHTGHDHGHSHSHGKHSHTHDQHQHDHTHEHGGHAGHDHNHTHDDAHAGHSHEHGAGQTKVLLSRLAAGSVLLAAAIWSPLEGWAQFTLYALAYLIAGGDIVLQASKNIIRGQVFDEYFLMSVATLGAFAIGEYPEGVAVMLFYQLGELFQGMAVNRSRKSIQSLMDIRPDYANILTGSGDETRRVSPEDVRIGDRIVVKAGERVPLDGIVRAGRSMVDTSALTGESVPRELEPGSDVLSGFVNKNGILTIEVTKTFGESTVSKILDLVQNASSRKAKTEHFISKFARYYTPVVVILAALIAFVPPLILSGATFADWIYRALVFLVISCPCALVVSIPLGFFGGIGAASRNGILVKGSNYLEALNDVKVVVFDKTGTLTKGVFKVTAIHPEGGRTEEELMELAAIAEANSNHPIAESIRTAWAKAIPTQGVEGYDEVAGHGIKVSVDGREVLAGNAKLMKQAGISYTTPETAGTIVHVAEAGTYVGHLIIADEVKDDAAAAIQALKKLGIRKTVMLTGDAKAVGEAVGRELGVDEVYAELLPQDKVERLEQLEATKSPKEKMVFVGDGINDTPVLARADVGVAMGGLGSDAAIEAADVVIMTDEPSKLASAIRIAKRTRMIVWQNIAFALGVKAIFLLLGVFGIATMWEAVFSDVGVTVLAVLNAMRVLRVKNI, from the coding sequence ATGGGAACCGGACAGGAACAGGTGAGAAGGGAACTGCTGCTTGATGGACTGGATTGTGCGAACTGCGCATTAAAGATTGAGAATGGCGTCAAAAAAATTAAGGGCATTAACGAATGCTCTGTCAATTTTGTTACCAAAACATTATCGCTACACACCACTTCCGACATGGATGAACAGGTAGTGGAAGAAGCAAAGCGCAAAGTGCTTCGGCTGGAGCCTCATATTCGCATTTCGGAAAAAGGAAAACACGTGAACGGACATGTGCACACCCATACAGGGAGTGCAGGTGGTGCGCATAACCACAGTCATGACCATACTGGACATGATCATGGACATTCACATTCACATGGCAAACATTCGCATACTCATGATCAACATCAACATGATCATACCCATGAGCACGGGGGTCATGCTGGGCATGATCACAACCATACCCATGATGATGCCCATGCAGGCCACTCGCATGAACATGGCGCAGGACAGACAAAAGTGTTGCTTTCTCGTCTTGCTGCAGGATCTGTGTTGCTCGCAGCTGCAATCTGGTCGCCGCTGGAGGGCTGGGCACAGTTTACTCTCTATGCGCTCGCATATCTGATTGCCGGGGGAGATATCGTGCTCCAGGCGTCCAAAAACATCATCCGTGGTCAGGTGTTCGATGAATACTTCCTGATGTCTGTCGCTACCTTGGGTGCCTTTGCTATTGGAGAGTATCCCGAAGGGGTAGCGGTCATGCTCTTTTATCAGCTCGGGGAGCTGTTTCAGGGCATGGCGGTTAATCGGTCACGCAAGTCGATTCAGTCACTGATGGACATTCGCCCGGACTACGCGAATATCCTGACGGGTTCGGGTGACGAGACCCGACGTGTATCTCCAGAAGACGTACGGATTGGTGATCGTATTGTCGTGAAAGCAGGAGAGAGAGTACCGCTGGATGGTATCGTTAGAGCTGGGCGTTCCATGGTGGACACTTCTGCTCTGACAGGTGAATCGGTACCTCGTGAGCTGGAGCCCGGAAGTGATGTACTGAGTGGATTTGTGAACAAAAATGGTATATTGACGATTGAAGTGACCAAAACGTTTGGTGAATCAACGGTATCCAAAATTTTGGACCTGGTGCAGAACGCGAGCAGCCGAAAAGCGAAAACAGAACATTTTATTAGTAAATTTGCCCGTTATTACACACCGGTTGTTGTTATCCTTGCAGCCTTGATTGCATTTGTTCCGCCGTTGATACTTAGTGGTGCAACATTTGCCGATTGGATCTATCGTGCCTTGGTCTTCCTGGTTATCTCATGTCCTTGTGCGCTGGTCGTTTCTATTCCACTTGGATTCTTTGGTGGTATCGGAGCAGCTTCACGTAACGGGATTCTCGTTAAAGGCAGTAACTACCTTGAAGCGTTGAACGATGTGAAAGTCGTTGTTTTTGATAAAACGGGTACACTAACCAAAGGTGTATTCAAAGTAACAGCCATTCATCCCGAAGGTGGACGCACGGAAGAAGAACTGATGGAGCTTGCAGCCATTGCCGAAGCCAATTCCAATCATCCGATTGCTGAATCCATTCGCACAGCTTGGGCCAAAGCCATTCCCACGCAAGGTGTTGAAGGTTATGACGAAGTTGCCGGACATGGGATTAAGGTGAGCGTCGATGGTCGGGAAGTGCTGGCAGGCAACGCCAAATTAATGAAGCAGGCGGGTATATCCTATACCACACCAGAGACGGCTGGAACGATAGTCCACGTGGCTGAAGCTGGCACGTATGTTGGTCATCTGATCATTGCCGATGAAGTGAAGGATGACGCAGCCGCGGCCATTCAGGCGCTGAAGAAACTCGGCATTCGCAAAACGGTCATGCTGACAGGTGATGCCAAAGCCGTAGGTGAAGCGGTAGGACGTGAGCTGGGTGTGGATGAGGTCTATGCTGAATTGCTGCCACAGGACAAAGTCGAACGTCTGGAGCAACTGGAAGCTACCAAATCTCCGAAGGAGAAAATGGTGTTTGTCGGTGACGGTATCAACGATACACCTGTGCTGGCACGCGCCGATGTGGGTGTGGCCATGGGTGGACTTGGTTCAGATGCCGCGATTGAAGCGGCAGATGTGGTCATCATGACAGATGAACCGTCGAAACTAGCGAGTGCAATCCGCATTGCTAAGCGTACACGAATGATTGTGTGGCAAAATATCGCGTTTGCTCTGGGGGTTAAAGCGATCTTCCTGTTACTCGGTGTGTTCGGCATAGCTACCATGTGGGAAGCGGTATTCTCGGATGTCGGTGTCACAGTGCTGGCTGTACTGAACGCCATGCGTGTACTTCGAGTGAAGAATATCTAA
- a CDS encoding SdpI family protein, producing the protein MTGAVVGIIIGVCYFILGFMVFKKPPKMINGIYGYRTPRAMSNPELWDEAQSYSANLMMQFGVIITIFGIIGFWLTDVRALVLSLVATGFYTFRLFTRVEGRLKQMQRAQQQQNEQNA; encoded by the coding sequence TTGACAGGAGCAGTAGTAGGGATCATCATTGGGGTGTGTTATTTCATTCTGGGGTTCATGGTGTTCAAAAAACCACCGAAAATGATTAACGGAATATATGGTTATCGGACCCCGCGTGCAATGAGTAATCCCGAGTTATGGGACGAAGCGCAAAGTTATAGCGCCAATCTGATGATGCAATTTGGTGTGATTATCACGATATTCGGCATTATCGGTTTCTGGCTTACAGATGTACGAGCTTTGGTTCTGAGTCTGGTTGCTACAGGATTTTATACGTTCAGATTGTTTACCAGAGTTGAAGGCCGGTTGAAGCAAATGCAGCGTGCACAACAGCAACAGAATGAGCAGAACGCTTAA
- a CDS encoding MerR family transcriptional regulator: MSLYKIDDVAKECGLTKRTIRYYEEIGVMPSPQRTDGGTRLYTREDIDYLKKVVRAKEVLGFSLQELHTYVATADALNEQRFDYQQTTEVRERIEKLTAMETTLDGQLQLIEQKLQSIHAVQTELEELRERVRSGIQKLQAHDPKSDEDG; the protein is encoded by the coding sequence ATGAGTTTATATAAAATCGACGACGTAGCCAAGGAATGTGGTTTGACCAAGCGAACCATTCGGTATTATGAAGAGATCGGTGTCATGCCTTCACCTCAGCGGACAGATGGTGGGACGCGGTTGTACACTCGGGAGGATATCGATTATCTGAAGAAGGTGGTTCGCGCCAAAGAGGTACTTGGATTCTCCCTTCAGGAGTTACATACCTATGTGGCAACGGCAGATGCCTTGAACGAACAACGTTTTGACTACCAGCAGACGACCGAAGTAAGAGAACGGATCGAGAAGCTTACCGCGATGGAAACAACGCTGGATGGTCAGTTGCAACTGATTGAGCAGAAACTTCAGAGCATACATGCCGTACAGACTGAACTGGAAGAGCTGCGTGAACGCGTTCGGAGCGGTATTCAGAAGTTACAGGCACATGATCCGAAGAGTGATGAAGACGGCTAA
- a CDS encoding MFS transporter, translated as MKREPSLPDELPSSRGGLLSQPRAVWAVAFACIISFMGLGLVDPILPAIADQLHASKSQVSLLFTSYNAVTGVAMLITGVVSSRIGVKWTLLSGILLIIVFSFLGGTSDTVGALVGYRGGWGLGNALFIATALSAIVGLSTSGTAKAIILYEAALGLGIAVGPLLGGELGSISWRGPFYGVAVLMAIAFISITFMLPKMAKPKTRSSLSDPFKALSYPSLKTLAITAFLYNFGFFTLMAYSPYVMNLDEHGLGYVFFGWGLMLAITSVFVAPRLQRRFGSVPSMSVMLTLFAIDLVVMAVGTVMGSPTTVIVAVIVAGIFLGINNTLITTAVMEAAPVERSVASAAYSFVRFLGGALAPWLAGKLSEWFLPETPFYFGALMVLVGVVVLLVRRHHLRDIDSAITSH; from the coding sequence ATGAAAAGAGAGCCATCATTACCGGATGAATTGCCGTCATCACGTGGGGGCCTGTTATCCCAGCCGCGAGCGGTATGGGCGGTTGCCTTTGCATGTATCATATCCTTTATGGGTCTGGGTCTGGTTGACCCGATCCTGCCCGCGATTGCAGATCAGCTGCATGCTTCGAAAAGCCAGGTGTCACTGCTATTTACCAGTTATAACGCTGTAACCGGGGTAGCGATGCTGATTACAGGTGTCGTATCCAGCCGGATTGGTGTGAAGTGGACGCTGCTCAGCGGTATATTGTTGATTATTGTCTTCTCTTTCCTCGGCGGTACCTCAGACACGGTAGGTGCACTGGTTGGTTACCGTGGCGGTTGGGGACTTGGGAATGCCTTGTTCATTGCAACGGCGTTATCTGCCATTGTTGGACTGTCCACGTCAGGGACAGCCAAGGCAATTATTTTGTACGAAGCAGCACTTGGTCTCGGGATTGCGGTTGGTCCGCTGCTTGGTGGTGAGCTAGGTTCCATCTCTTGGCGTGGCCCGTTCTATGGCGTAGCTGTCCTGATGGCGATTGCCTTTATCAGCATTACATTTATGCTGCCCAAAATGGCTAAACCGAAAACACGCAGTTCTTTGTCCGATCCATTCAAAGCATTAAGTTATCCTTCATTGAAAACATTGGCGATTACCGCCTTCCTGTATAACTTTGGTTTCTTTACCTTGATGGCTTATTCACCATATGTCATGAATCTGGATGAGCACGGGTTGGGTTATGTATTCTTTGGCTGGGGGCTGATGCTGGCGATTACGTCGGTATTCGTCGCACCAAGATTGCAACGCCGATTCGGATCAGTTCCGTCCATGAGTGTCATGCTTACATTGTTCGCGATTGATCTGGTTGTTATGGCAGTAGGTACGGTGATGGGTTCGCCAACTACCGTTATTGTGGCAGTTATTGTAGCGGGGATTTTCCTTGGGATTAACAACACATTGATTACAACGGCTGTTATGGAAGCTGCACCTGTGGAACGCTCTGTTGCTTCTGCCGCATACAGCTTCGTTCGTTTCCTGGGTGGTGCACTTGCTCCATGGCTTGCAGGTAAATTGTCCGAGTGGTTCCTGCCGGAAACGCCGTTTTATTTTGGCGCATTAATGGTTCTGGTTGGTGTCGTGGTACTGCTGGTACGCCGTCATCATCTGCGGGATATTGATTCCGCCATTACATCTCATTAA
- a CDS encoding universal stress protein produces the protein MLKHILVAVDGSDHAHKALEQALILAENMKQPASLLIVHVNPAISINEPALGVDLEARIAEEGQHIIEPVTRQLSGRDVAYETLLIAGDPVNEISRVARERDCGMIVMGTGGKGMLAEMIVGSVSHGVLKHAECPVLTVK, from the coding sequence ATGCTGAAACATATATTGGTTGCTGTTGATGGTTCGGATCATGCGCATAAAGCTTTGGAGCAAGCACTGATTCTGGCTGAGAATATGAAACAACCCGCAAGTCTGTTGATCGTGCATGTTAATCCTGCCATCTCCATTAATGAACCTGCATTGGGTGTTGATCTGGAAGCTCGGATTGCCGAAGAAGGGCAACATATTATAGAACCAGTGACCAGACAGCTGTCTGGACGGGACGTTGCGTATGAAACACTGCTGATTGCAGGTGATCCCGTTAATGAGATCAGCCGTGTAGCGCGAGAACGAGATTGTGGAATGATCGTGATGGGTACCGGCGGGAAAGGCATGCTCGCAGAGATGATCGTGGGCAGTGTCAGCCATGGCGTGTTAAAACATGCAGAGTGCCCCGTCCTGACGGTTAAATAG
- a CDS encoding aldehyde dehydrogenase family protein, whose translation MKKQHLFIGGKPTESVDYKALQAPYSGEMLAEVSSASAEEAEAAVAAAVQAGKAMRQMPAHQRADILYKLSSMLEERKEEAARIIALEAAKPITAALAEVDRTVETYRFAAEEAKRLTGETVPMDAAKGGEGRIGYTMRQPLGVIGAITPFNFPMNLVAHKVGPALAAGNTIVLKPAEQTPLSSYYIANLLQEAGLPDGALNVVSGDGKTIGDVLVEHPHVAHITFTGSPAVGTSIRSKAGLKRVTLELGSNAAVIVDKDADLDKVVPRCVTGAFTYQGQVCISLQRIYVHRDISEEFIRRFAEAAKQVVVGDPLSPDTVVSALITSKDVQRTLDWIEEAKQAGAEVAAGGQAEGGVLRPTVLINVPRDAKVSCQEVFAPIVVINTVDSVEEGIEHVNDSIYGLQAGVFTNDIHTALHAVDQIEAGGVMINDIPTFRVDHMPYGGVKQSGIGREGVKYAVEEMTELKFVMFNKG comes from the coding sequence ATGAAAAAACAACATCTGTTTATCGGTGGCAAACCGACCGAATCCGTAGATTATAAAGCACTTCAAGCACCATACTCCGGGGAAATGCTGGCAGAGGTCTCTTCGGCTTCAGCCGAGGAAGCGGAGGCTGCTGTTGCAGCTGCGGTTCAAGCTGGGAAGGCAATGCGCCAGATGCCTGCACATCAGCGTGCAGATATTCTGTACAAGTTGTCCTCCATGCTTGAAGAACGCAAGGAAGAAGCAGCGCGAATCATTGCGCTTGAAGCGGCGAAGCCAATTACCGCAGCACTGGCCGAGGTTGACCGGACGGTGGAAACGTATCGTTTTGCCGCTGAAGAAGCCAAGCGACTGACCGGAGAGACGGTTCCGATGGATGCAGCCAAAGGTGGGGAAGGGCGTATCGGTTATACGATGCGGCAACCTCTAGGCGTCATTGGAGCCATAACGCCGTTTAATTTTCCAATGAATCTGGTAGCCCACAAGGTAGGTCCAGCGCTGGCAGCGGGCAATACGATTGTTCTCAAACCTGCGGAGCAGACGCCTCTGTCTTCCTATTACATTGCTAATCTGCTTCAGGAAGCCGGATTGCCGGATGGTGCACTGAATGTGGTGAGCGGTGATGGCAAAACGATTGGTGATGTGCTTGTGGAGCACCCCCATGTTGCTCATATTACGTTTACAGGCAGTCCAGCGGTAGGGACGAGCATTCGTAGCAAAGCAGGACTGAAACGCGTGACACTGGAGCTTGGATCGAATGCAGCGGTGATCGTGGATAAGGACGCAGATCTGGACAAAGTGGTTCCTCGATGTGTGACCGGAGCTTTCACGTATCAGGGACAGGTATGTATCTCGCTACAGCGAATCTACGTACATCGTGACATCTCGGAAGAATTCATCCGGCGTTTCGCTGAAGCGGCTAAACAAGTGGTGGTCGGAGACCCGCTGAGCCCGGATACGGTGGTCTCTGCGCTGATTACCTCCAAGGATGTACAGCGTACACTCGACTGGATTGAAGAAGCCAAACAGGCCGGGGCTGAAGTGGCAGCAGGCGGTCAAGCTGAAGGAGGCGTTCTGCGTCCAACGGTACTGATTAACGTTCCGCGTGATGCCAAGGTATCCTGTCAGGAAGTGTTTGCACCCATCGTTGTGATCAATACGGTAGATTCCGTTGAAGAGGGTATTGAACATGTTAACGATTCGATATACGGGCTTCAGGCAGGGGTATTTACAAACGATATTCATACCGCCCTCCATGCTGTCGATCAGATCGAAGCAGGTGGAGTTATGATTAATGATATTCCCACATTCCGAGTGGATCACATGCCCTATGGTGGGGTGAAACAAAGTGGGATTGGGCGTGAAGGTGTAAAATATGCTGTAGAGGAAATGACGGAATTGAAGTTTGTCATGTTTAACAAAGGGTGA
- a CDS encoding MerR family transcriptional regulator, producing the protein MAYSMVDVSGMSGVSLNELSQYAETGLLNPAFGDVDEDIYYEKQELLRLQQILFCKEVGMKENEIAPMLRDNPQDVIRIMKQHRIDILEKALRLHGLIQTLDKTISHLQGEQELDEHELYIGFVNKGRHQLLNESGSNPVVNNDMNHVQTEGVQRSDIQSSNSSTLPENQEMKSKEDYLDSQAKIDQVHLDLQQAIEDGLEPGSAKVQQIIGRHLEWIKGYYTPTAEIYRDLANLYVEHKNFRQMYDGYHPRLAEFLRDGMMIKAEHDLS; encoded by the coding sequence ATGGCGTATTCCATGGTTGACGTATCGGGAATGTCAGGCGTAAGTCTGAACGAACTGAGTCAGTATGCAGAGACTGGTCTTCTAAATCCGGCTTTTGGGGATGTAGATGAGGACATCTATTATGAAAAGCAAGAATTGTTGAGACTCCAGCAAATCCTTTTCTGTAAGGAAGTAGGTATGAAGGAGAATGAGATTGCCCCGATGCTCCGGGATAATCCTCAGGATGTCATACGCATCATGAAGCAGCATCGCATTGATATTCTGGAGAAGGCACTTCGTCTGCATGGATTGATTCAGACACTGGACAAAACGATCTCTCATTTGCAAGGTGAACAGGAACTTGATGAACATGAGCTGTATATCGGTTTTGTAAATAAGGGGCGTCACCAGTTGCTGAATGAATCGGGTTCTAACCCTGTAGTCAATAATGATATGAACCATGTGCAGACAGAGGGTGTTCAGAGGTCCGACATCCAATCTTCCAATTCATCCACATTGCCTGAAAATCAGGAGATGAAGTCAAAAGAAGATTATCTGGATTCCCAGGCGAAAATTGATCAAGTTCATCTGGACTTGCAACAGGCCATTGAGGATGGATTGGAGCCCGGTAGTGCAAAAGTACAACAGATTATTGGCAGGCATCTTGAATGGATCAAAGGTTATTATACACCCACAGCTGAGATCTATCGGGATTTGGCCAATCTGTATGTAGAGCATAAAAATTTCCGTCAGATGTACGATGGTTACCACCCGAGGCTGGCTGAATTCCTGCGGGATGGGATGATGATTAAAGCGGAACATGATTTATCCTAG
- a CDS encoding GAF domain-containing protein, with the protein MFQAVSYEGTRSEQHTAVLGQLSALIRDEPSAIANLANAAALLNVFMTDTNWVGFYLYDGKELVLGPFQGLPACIRIPLGRGVCGTSAAEKRTLVVDDVHAFPGHIACDAASNSEIVVPIIKNGELYGVLDIDSPIKNRFDDEDRVFLEKAVSLLTKQLEATIPL; encoded by the coding sequence ATGTTTCAAGCTGTTTCCTATGAAGGAACACGAAGTGAGCAGCACACCGCCGTCCTGGGACAGTTAAGTGCTCTGATCCGCGATGAACCTAGTGCGATTGCCAATCTGGCGAACGCTGCTGCGCTGCTCAATGTATTTATGACCGACACCAATTGGGTCGGCTTCTATCTGTATGATGGAAAAGAACTGGTCCTCGGGCCATTCCAAGGACTTCCTGCCTGTATCCGAATTCCACTGGGACGTGGTGTATGCGGCACTTCTGCTGCGGAAAAACGTACCCTGGTCGTTGATGATGTTCATGCCTTTCCAGGCCACATTGCCTGTGATGCAGCATCGAACAGCGAGATTGTCGTACCTATTATCAAAAATGGCGAACTGTACGGGGTGCTGGATATCGACAGCCCGATCAAAAACCGTTTTGATGACGAAGACCGCGTCTTCCTGGAGAAAGCCGTAAGCCTGCTCACAAAGCAGTTGGAGGCAACCATACCCCTTTAG
- a CDS encoding GNAT family N-acetyltransferase: MYKCKGRIPEMETARLRLRKMRRRDAAQMFACWSDREVTRYMNLAPMIGTSEAADMIGLLNQMAGEEDAIRWGIELKETGKLIGSCGFNTWQLEGAFRGEIGYELGRDYWRHGYMTEAFSALLPFGYETMGLNRIEALVDPRNLASGEFLTNRGFTREGLLRQVQHTSTGYKDMVMYSMLYDEFLRKKAK; this comes from the coding sequence ATGTATAAATGCAAAGGAAGAATTCCCGAAATGGAGACTGCGCGGCTTCGTCTGCGTAAAATGCGTCGCCGGGATGCGGCCCAGATGTTCGCATGCTGGTCAGATCGCGAGGTGACCCGTTACATGAATCTTGCACCCATGATTGGGACAAGCGAAGCGGCAGACATGATTGGACTGCTCAACCAAATGGCAGGAGAAGAGGATGCGATTCGGTGGGGGATCGAACTCAAAGAAACAGGCAAGCTCATCGGCAGCTGTGGCTTTAACACATGGCAGCTTGAAGGCGCATTCCGGGGTGAGATCGGTTATGAGCTGGGACGTGATTATTGGCGCCATGGTTATATGACGGAGGCTTTCTCCGCATTGCTGCCCTTTGGATATGAGACCATGGGTCTTAATCGAATTGAAGCGCTGGTTGATCCGCGTAATCTGGCTTCCGGCGAGTTCCTGACAAACCGCGGCTTCACGCGTGAAGGATTGCTGCGACAGGTGCAACATACGTCCACTGGATACAAGGATATGGTAATGTATTCCATGTTGTATGATGAGTTCCTTCGCAAGAAAGCTAAATAA
- a CDS encoding MDR family MFS transporter, translating to MKRSFILTGLLLATFLSAIEGTVIGPAGPTIVSELGSVQLLSWIFTAYLLTMAVSTPIFGKISDLYGRKPVFLIGCALFLLGSLLCCLSQNMEQLIIFRAIQGIGAGAVVPVTFTIIGDIYAIEERGKIQGWISSVWGISSLAGPLLGGYFVDNLGWQWIFGFNVPFGLLAMWFVFRYLKEDISPRTAKIDYVGALTFTVGITALLFVLSAGGQYYAWSSPLIVVLSVVAALFIILFFVVEKRAQAPMVPLHLFRIRDIRVANIAGLLTSTLMIGLTSYLPLWVQGVRGGNATESGLLLAPMSVGWLIGSVMAGRLLMKIGSRMTALIGLTGIAIGSGGLFLVGGTSPQAVLFILTFIYGIGFGFAFTIFTIIAQSSVGYKERGSSTALHTFMRTLGQTIGAAAFGTWLNYRISTLSSEQNLAEAGISENDLNELLAPHTDAALSDDKWALLRNVLEGSLHSLFVIMFVIALVSWVTTLALRKRLIVPEDADAQPQPQGSK from the coding sequence TTGAAGCGCAGTTTCATCTTGACGGGGCTGTTGCTCGCGACATTTCTGTCAGCGATTGAAGGCACCGTAATTGGTCCGGCAGGGCCGACCATTGTCAGTGAGCTGGGGAGTGTACAGCTGCTGAGCTGGATTTTCACCGCATACCTGTTGACGATGGCTGTGAGTACGCCCATTTTCGGTAAAATCAGTGACTTGTATGGACGAAAGCCTGTATTTCTGATTGGCTGTGCGTTATTTTTACTGGGTTCACTCTTGTGCTGTCTGTCGCAGAACATGGAGCAATTGATTATTTTCCGTGCTATTCAAGGGATTGGTGCGGGTGCGGTAGTTCCTGTTACATTTACGATTATTGGGGACATCTACGCGATTGAAGAACGTGGCAAAATCCAGGGATGGATTAGCTCCGTGTGGGGCATTTCCTCTCTGGCGGGACCGCTGCTTGGCGGTTATTTTGTAGATAATCTCGGCTGGCAGTGGATCTTTGGTTTTAATGTGCCGTTTGGTCTGCTCGCGATGTGGTTTGTATTTCGTTATCTGAAGGAAGATATCTCTCCACGTACGGCCAAGATTGATTATGTCGGTGCACTGACCTTCACTGTGGGCATTACTGCATTGTTATTTGTCCTGTCGGCGGGTGGGCAGTATTATGCCTGGAGTTCTCCGTTGATTGTTGTGCTGAGTGTGGTCGCCGCTCTGTTTATTATTTTATTTTTTGTGGTGGAAAAAAGAGCTCAGGCCCCTATGGTTCCACTACATCTGTTCCGAATTCGGGACATCCGTGTAGCGAATATCGCCGGACTGCTGACCAGTACTTTGATGATCGGCCTGACCAGTTATTTGCCGCTCTGGGTGCAGGGGGTTCGGGGAGGTAATGCGACGGAATCCGGGCTGTTACTCGCACCGATGTCGGTGGGTTGGCTCATTGGTAGTGTGATGGCAGGCCGTCTGTTAATGAAAATTGGATCACGTATGACCGCATTGATTGGGTTAACCGGTATTGCGATTGGATCGGGTGGACTCTTTCTGGTTGGCGGGACATCCCCGCAGGCTGTGCTCTTTATATTGACCTTTATTTATGGTATCGGCTTCGGATTTGCGTTTACAATCTTCACCATTATTGCGCAGTCGTCTGTAGGGTATAAGGAGCGTGGCTCCTCTACGGCACTGCATACGTTCATGCGTACGTTGGGACAGACGATTGGTGCAGCGGCTTTTGGTACCTGGTTGAACTATCGGATCTCCACGTTATCCAGTGAGCAGAATCTGGCGGAAGCCGGAATTTCGGAAAATGATCTGAACGAGCTTCTCGCACCACATACGGATGCTGCCCTATCGGATGACAAATGGGCGCTGCTGCGTAACGTGCTGGAAGGAAGCTTGCATTCCCTGTTTGTCATTATGTTTGTCATTGCACTGGTATCGTGGGTAACGACGCTGGCTCTACGCAAACGTTTAATTGTACCCGAAGATGCAGATGCTCAACCGCAGCCACAAGGCTCAAAGTAA
- a CDS encoding MarR family winged helix-turn-helix transcriptional regulator, which yields MLELQEIGTERSLHLYRTLAQTFKSVNEHAVSGSKVHGFNPTAYGVLEVLYMKGAQPIQQVGAQLLLQSGNVTYVIDKLEQKGLLHRKHCPQDRRIIFVELTEEGQRTMDDIYPGYALKIDRAVSGLSEEDKELLSELLGRLAHSADRLSASS from the coding sequence ATGCTGGAATTACAAGAAATCGGAACCGAACGTTCACTTCATCTGTACCGCACCTTGGCCCAGACATTCAAGAGCGTGAATGAACACGCTGTATCCGGAAGCAAAGTGCATGGCTTCAACCCCACCGCGTACGGGGTACTCGAAGTGTTATATATGAAAGGAGCTCAGCCGATTCAACAGGTTGGCGCACAACTTCTGCTGCAAAGTGGTAATGTGACCTATGTGATCGATAAGCTGGAGCAAAAAGGATTGTTACACCGCAAACATTGTCCGCAAGACAGACGTATCATCTTTGTGGAACTGACCGAAGAAGGACAGCGCACCATGGATGACATCTATCCAGGCTATGCGTTGAAGATTGATCGGGCGGTAAGTGGACTAAGTGAGGAAGACAAGGAATTGCTGTCCGAACTCTTGGGAAGACTTGCACATTCCGCAGACCGTTTATCAGCGAGCAGCTAG